The nucleotide sequence GGAGTTATTCAAAGCTTGAATACACACACTCACACTTACAAATTACTCAGCCTTCGGGTAAAGTTGAGCAGGTGCCTGCCACACAAAAAGAACTGGATAAACTTGGTGTCAAAATTGACATTGAACAGTTCAAATCTGGCGGGATCAACCAAGCCGTTTCAATTCCAAATACATATGAGCGATTGAAACAGCACCCTGCTGGTCCAGGAGCAATCACCAATGACATGGTTCGAGGAACGATTGAAGCCGTTGATATTATGGTATTCATTCTAGTTCTTGGTGGTTTGATTGGAGTGGTTAAAGCGAGTGGTGCCTTCGAATCTGGATTAATGGCACTGACCAAGAAGACAAAGGGACATGAATTTATGTTGATTTTTTTGGTCGCAGTATTAATGGTACTGGGAGGAACGCTTTGCGGAATTGAAGAGGAAGCCGTTGCCTTCTACCCAATTTTAGTGCCGATTTTCATAGCGATGGGATACGATTCGATAGTCTCCGTGGGAGCAATTTTCTTGGCAAGTTCAATCGGAACGTGTTTTTCAACCATCAATCCATTTTCGGTCGTTATCGCATCAAACTCTGCCGGAATTGACTTCACACAAGGACTTGACTGGCGGATTTTCGGGTGTGTAGTTGCCGCAATTTTCGTAATTTGTTACCTATATTGGTACAGTAAAAAAATTAAAGCTGACCCAACCGCATCTTATTCATACGATGATCACGAAGAATTCAATAAAATGTGGTCAGTTACATCCGGTGCAAGTAACGACAATCCTGACTTTACACTCAGAAAAAAATTGATTTTGATTTTGTTTGTTGTCACTTTTCCAATTATGGTCTGGGGCGTAATGACCCAAGGTTGGTGGTTCCCAACTATGGCCTCATCATTCTTGACCTTCGCAATTATCATCATGCTGATTACCGCAACTGGTCCCAATGGAATTGGTGAAAAAGGCGTGGTAGATGCGTTTGTCAACGGTGCTTCTAGTCTGGTTGGGGTTTCCCTAATTATCGGACTAGCTCGCGGAATCAATATCGTGTTAAACGAAGGTATGATTTCAGATACAATTTTGAACTACTCATCTAATTTAGTATCGCAAATGAGCGGTCCAGTCTTC is from Lentilactobacillus curieae and encodes:
- a CDS encoding YfcC family protein, producing the protein MKKKRHFKLRMPGAFVILFILTIVAVAATWIIPAGSYSKLEYTHSHLQITQPSGKVEQVPATQKELDKLGVKIDIEQFKSGGINQAVSIPNTYERLKQHPAGPGAITNDMVRGTIEAVDIMVFILVLGGLIGVVKASGAFESGLMALTKKTKGHEFMLIFLVAVLMVLGGTLCGIEEEAVAFYPILVPIFIAMGYDSIVSVGAIFLASSIGTCFSTINPFSVVIASNSAGIDFTQGLDWRIFGCVVAAIFVICYLYWYSKKIKADPTASYSYDDHEEFNKMWSVTSGASNDNPDFTLRKKLILILFVVTFPIMVWGVMTQGWWFPTMASSFLTFAIIIMLITATGPNGIGEKGVVDAFVNGASSLVGVSLIIGLARGINIVLNEGMISDTILNYSSNLVSQMSGPVFILVMLIIFFFLGFIVPSSSGLAVLSMPIMAPLADTVHIPRFAVVTAYQFGQYAMLFLAPTGLVMATLQMLNMRYSHWVRFVWPVVAFVLIFGGGLLVAEVMIY